A window from Thermoanaerobaculia bacterium encodes these proteins:
- a CDS encoding Gfo/Idh/MocA family oxidoreductase, whose product MSGALAVGVAGVGSLGRHHARVLTGLEGIRPAGVYDARPGRAAEVAAEFGVPALDSLDALIDASDAVVVATPTVAHRDVAAAALDAGRHVLVEKPMTATLAEADDLIRRASRRRLVLQVGHIERFNPAVEAALPLAAGARFIETHRLGVFTARSLDVDVVLDLMIHDLQIAQAIVARPVVEVRAAGVAVLTPRIDIANARIAFAGGCVANLTASRVSADKVRKFRVFAPAHYVSIDMGTQEIGAVRLSPGPDGRPTIVPAIVPVEREEPLRRELAGFAAACRGEAPALVSGADGRAALALALDVVAAIEEHQRTVA is encoded by the coding sequence GTGAGCGGCGCGCTCGCCGTCGGCGTCGCGGGGGTCGGTTCCCTCGGACGTCACCACGCGCGCGTGCTCACGGGTCTCGAAGGCATCCGGCCGGCCGGCGTCTACGACGCGCGGCCCGGCCGGGCCGCCGAAGTCGCCGCCGAATTCGGCGTTCCGGCGCTCGACTCCCTCGACGCGCTGATCGACGCCTCGGACGCCGTCGTCGTCGCGACCCCGACGGTCGCCCACCGGGACGTCGCGGCGGCGGCCCTCGATGCGGGCCGGCACGTGCTCGTGGAAAAACCGATGACCGCGACGCTCGCCGAGGCCGACGACCTGATTCGCCGGGCCTCGCGGCGCCGCCTCGTTCTCCAGGTCGGGCACATCGAGCGGTTCAATCCTGCCGTCGAGGCGGCGCTGCCGCTCGCGGCGGGAGCGCGGTTCATCGAAACGCACCGCCTCGGCGTCTTCACCGCGCGCTCGCTCGACGTCGACGTCGTGCTCGACCTGATGATTCACGATCTGCAGATCGCGCAGGCGATCGTCGCGAGGCCCGTGGTCGAGGTGCGGGCGGCCGGCGTCGCGGTGCTGACGCCGAGGATCGACATCGCCAACGCGCGGATCGCGTTCGCCGGAGGCTGCGTCGCGAACCTGACGGCGTCCCGCGTCTCGGCCGACAAAGTCCGGAAGTTCCGCGTGTTCGCACCGGCCCATTACGTGTCGATCGACATGGGAACACAGGAGATCGGCGCCGTGCGCCTGAGTCCGGGTCCGGACGGGCGGCCGACGATCGTTCCGGCGATCGTGCCGGTCGAGCGCGAGGAGCCGCTGCGGCGCGAGCTCGCCGGTTTCGCGGCGGCGTGCCGGGGGGAGGCCCCGGCCCTCGTGTCGGGCGCGGACGGCCGCGCGGCTCTCGCTCTCGCTCTCGACGTCGTCGCGGCGATCGAAGAGCATCAGAGGACGGTGGCGTGA
- the lpxA gene encoding acyl-ACP--UDP-N-acetylglucosamine O-acyltransferase: MIHPTALVSPKAEVADGVEIGPYAVVGDDVTLSSGCRVGAHAVIEGPAFFGEGNRIFPHAALGLAPQDLKYRDEKTELRVGARNVFREFLTVHRGTAGGGGVTRIGDENYLMAYIHIAHDCQVGSRTIFANYAALAGHVEIGDDAILEAFCAVQQFSRVGRHAFVGAMTRAAQDVLPFVKTVGTDVVKTYGVNTIGLKRKGFSEERIERLKEIFRRLTSPKWNTSQALERIEEDFPGDPDAAYVAGFVRSAKRGVHK; this comes from the coding sequence ATGATCCATCCGACCGCGCTCGTCTCTCCGAAGGCCGAAGTCGCCGACGGGGTGGAGATCGGCCCCTACGCCGTCGTCGGCGACGACGTCACCCTGTCGTCCGGGTGCCGGGTCGGCGCGCACGCGGTGATCGAAGGGCCGGCCTTCTTCGGGGAGGGCAACCGCATCTTCCCGCACGCGGCGCTCGGGCTCGCTCCCCAGGATCTGAAATACCGCGACGAGAAGACGGAGCTCCGCGTCGGCGCGCGGAACGTCTTCCGCGAGTTCCTGACGGTCCACCGCGGCACCGCCGGCGGAGGAGGCGTGACGAGGATCGGCGACGAGAACTACCTGATGGCCTACATCCACATCGCGCACGACTGCCAGGTGGGCTCCCGCACGATCTTCGCCAACTACGCGGCCCTCGCGGGACACGTCGAGATCGGCGACGACGCGATCCTCGAGGCTTTCTGCGCGGTCCAGCAGTTCTCCCGGGTCGGCCGGCACGCTTTCGTCGGCGCGATGACCCGCGCGGCGCAGGACGTCCTTCCCTTCGTGAAGACGGTCGGCACCGACGTCGTGAAGACGTACGGAGTGAACACGATCGGGCTGAAGCGGAAGGGATTCTCCGAAGAGCGGATCGAGCGGCTCAAGGAGATCTTCCGGCGCCTCACGTCGCCGAAGTGGAACACGTCGCAGGCGCTCGAGCGCATCGAAGAGGATTTTCCGGGCGATCCCGACGCCGCGTACGTGGCCGGGTTCGTTCGCTCGGCGAAGCGGGGCGTTCACAAGTGA
- the fabZ gene encoding 3-hydroxyacyl-ACP dehydratase FabZ, which translates to MELSIHEILRIIPHRYPFILVDRILEMEPGKRAVGLKNVSINEEFFQGHFPGNPVMPGVLVVEAMAQTAAVCLLGSVPDRGNKIPYFTGIDACKFRRPVIPGDQLRLELEIVSAKLRLCKARGRALVDGKLCAEAVILSSIVEAPGA; encoded by the coding sequence ATGGAGCTCTCGATCCACGAGATCCTTCGGATCATCCCGCACCGGTACCCGTTCATCCTCGTCGACCGGATCCTGGAGATGGAGCCCGGGAAACGCGCGGTCGGGCTCAAGAACGTCTCGATCAACGAGGAGTTCTTCCAGGGCCACTTTCCGGGAAATCCCGTGATGCCGGGCGTGCTCGTCGTCGAAGCGATGGCCCAGACGGCCGCCGTCTGTCTCCTCGGTTCCGTGCCGGACCGGGGGAACAAGATCCCGTACTTCACCGGAATCGACGCCTGCAAGTTCCGGCGGCCCGTGATCCCCGGAGACCAGCTCCGCCTCGAGCTCGAGATCGTCTCGGCGAAGCTCCGCCTGTGCAAGGCGCGGGGACGCGCGCTCGTCGACGGCAAGCTGTGCGCGGAAGCGGTGATCCTGTCCTCGATCGTCGAGGCGCCGGGCGCATGA